Proteins from a single region of Struthio camelus isolate bStrCam1 chromosome W, bStrCam1.hap1, whole genome shotgun sequence:
- the LOC138064213 gene encoding beta-1,3-galactosyltransferase 5-like isoform X1, which produces MQPRASLWAVGWVVPPVPLLSGAGTTLLQAPGTVSRAPSPGARSCWRQSKKRSCLLHWQAAEAEVARGVQREQQEFGDILVGNYKDTYRNLTLKVMHGLKWASEQCRPCYILKTDDDCFVNTDRLPTFLAELNTARTGLYVGSLFSQEKRQVIREPSSKWYVSRQDYRPDKYPPYASGIGYVLSLDAAEKILEAARRVRPIPVEDAYVGILAEEAGVRAKASARFAKHNVRWRVCNYRYLMVIHHLNPREQEAARRSMLQARSACRDSLEVTRWK; this is translated from the exons ATGCAGCCCAGAGCGTCTCTCTGGGCTGTTGGGTGGGTCGTGCCACCGGTGCCACTTCTTTCTGGGGCTGGGACCACGCTCCTGCAGGCACCCGGCACCGTCTCCAGGGCACCGTCTCCAGGCGCCCGCAGCTGCtggaggcagagcaagaagcgTTCCTGCTTGCTACACTGGCag GCAGCCGAGGCGGAGGTGGCCAGGGGCGTGCAGCGGGAACAGCAGGAGTTTGGGGACATCCTGGTGGGGAACTACAAGGACACGTACCGCAACCTCACCCTGAAGGTCATGCACGGTTTGAAGTGGGCGTCAGAGCAGTGCCGGCCCTGCTACATCCTCAAGACGGACGACGACTGCTTCGTGAACACGGATCGCCTCCCCACCTTCCTGGCTGAGCTCAACACGGCGAGGACCGGCCTCTACGTGGGCTCCTTGTTCTCCCAGGAGAAGCGGCAGGTCATCCGCGAGCCCTCCAGCAAGTGGTACGTGTCGCGGCAGGACTACCGCCCGGACAAGTACCCGCCCTACGCCAGCGGCATCGGCTACGTCCTCTCCCTGGACGCGGCCGAGAAGATCCTGGAGGCGGCACGGCGCGTCCGCCCCATCCCCGTGGAAGACGCCTACGTCGGCATCTTGGCGGAGGAGGCGGGGGTCCGGGCGAAAGCCAGCGCCCGCTTTGCTAAGCACAACGTGCGGTGGCGCGTCTGCAACTACCGGTACCTGATGGTGATCCACCACCTGAACCCGCGGGAGCAGGAGGCGGCCCGGAGGAGCATGCTGCAGGCCCGCAGTGCCTGCCGCGACAGCCTCGAGGTCACCCGCTGGAAGTGA
- the LOC138064213 gene encoding beta-1,3-galactosyltransferase 5-like isoform X2, with protein MQPRASLWAVGWVVPPVPLLSGAGTTLLQAPGTVSRAPSPGARSCWRQSKKRSCLLHWQVMHGLKWASEQCRPCYILKTDDDCFVNTDRLPTFLAELNTARTGLYVGSLFSQEKRQVIREPSSKWYVSRQDYRPDKYPPYASGIGYVLSLDAAEKILEAARRVRPIPVEDAYVGILAEEAGVRAKASARFAKHNVRWRVCNYRYLMVIHHLNPREQEAARRSMLQARSACRDSLEVTRWK; from the exons ATGCAGCCCAGAGCGTCTCTCTGGGCTGTTGGGTGGGTCGTGCCACCGGTGCCACTTCTTTCTGGGGCTGGGACCACGCTCCTGCAGGCACCCGGCACCGTCTCCAGGGCACCGTCTCCAGGCGCCCGCAGCTGCtggaggcagagcaagaagcgTTCCTGCTTGCTACACTGGCag GTCATGCACGGTTTGAAGTGGGCGTCAGAGCAGTGCCGGCCCTGCTACATCCTCAAGACGGACGACGACTGCTTCGTGAACACGGATCGCCTCCCCACCTTCCTGGCTGAGCTCAACACGGCGAGGACCGGCCTCTACGTGGGCTCCTTGTTCTCCCAGGAGAAGCGGCAGGTCATCCGCGAGCCCTCCAGCAAGTGGTACGTGTCGCGGCAGGACTACCGCCCGGACAAGTACCCGCCCTACGCCAGCGGCATCGGCTACGTCCTCTCCCTGGACGCGGCCGAGAAGATCCTGGAGGCGGCACGGCGCGTCCGCCCCATCCCCGTGGAAGACGCCTACGTCGGCATCTTGGCGGAGGAGGCGGGGGTCCGGGCGAAAGCCAGCGCCCGCTTTGCTAAGCACAACGTGCGGTGGCGCGTCTGCAACTACCGGTACCTGATGGTGATCCACCACCTGAACCCGCGGGAGCAGGAGGCGGCCCGGAGGAGCATGCTGCAGGCCCGCAGTGCCTGCCGCGACAGCCTCGAGGTCACCCGCTGGAAGTGA